One genomic segment of Christensenellaceae bacterium 44-20 includes these proteins:
- a CDS encoding penicillin-binding transpeptidase domain-containing protein, translating to MKKISFFLAILLLLCLALPACSLGGTAEDVSAAYAAAISALDFEKAHGCLWAKGDSEVSQEDFVRNYEYVVSALGVKSIEVLDRQIQIEGDAIYLTFRLCYAADAFTIEHEVRTRIIKDEGVYHIQYSPELILPGYALDNKLSILKTKGKRGEIFTADNACVAQNSYSDTVVISVQEGQDINAIISSLGTLVGMDDDAKSQLRQRYNSAVDNHYGTVVAYTAPKDSLASLEAQILAIDPSLSIDRSSVTPQRYYPYGSLYAHVVGYASTPNEKQLAELEEKGFAGATLVGKSGIELKYDEYLQPKDGLRVNMYTKDGQYVSTIYENPAENGADIFLTINHDLQQRAYYALSSNLLENQTGTSVVMDPTTGFVQAMVSLPSFDANIFSFPVSDEVYNQLNSEEAGAPLFPKATQGLYPPGSLLKPFTIVPSLENGIVDASTVFPYEVTGNSWKPDGVWYWDRVTRNETPDGPVNLEMAFRFSDNIYFSWATLNLGQEKFLEYMNRISIDTAIPFDLPTAKGNLINEGTEINRKLVSDMSFGHGEILLTPVQAASMYTVFQNNGDMLAPKLVGSIRKYSDALHYETLYQAEREVYMQGIMRQETIETLLSCLRAVVKSGTAQSIQIKDVPMAAKTGTALRGAEKTEKISWLAAWWQDAPQGNRLAVTMIDSPRGMIDHKHAVTKELLRP from the coding sequence ATGAAAAAAATCTCGTTTTTCCTAGCCATACTCCTGCTGCTCTGCCTGGCGCTGCCAGCCTGCTCGCTCGGGGGGACTGCGGAGGACGTCTCCGCCGCCTATGCCGCCGCCATTTCCGCTCTGGATTTCGAAAAGGCGCACGGCTGTCTTTGGGCCAAGGGCGACAGCGAAGTTTCCCAGGAAGATTTCGTCCGTAACTATGAATATGTCGTATCTGCGCTGGGCGTGAAAAGCATCGAGGTTTTGGATCGGCAGATTCAGATAGAGGGTGACGCCATCTACCTGACCTTCCGCCTCTGCTATGCGGCGGATGCCTTCACCATCGAGCACGAGGTGCGCACCCGCATCATCAAGGATGAGGGCGTCTACCATATTCAGTATTCTCCCGAGCTCATCCTGCCCGGCTATGCGCTGGATAATAAGCTCTCCATCCTCAAAACCAAGGGCAAGCGCGGGGAAATTTTCACCGCAGACAACGCCTGCGTCGCCCAAAACAGCTATTCGGATACCGTCGTCATCTCCGTGCAGGAGGGGCAGGATATCAACGCCATCATCTCCTCTCTGGGCACGCTGGTCGGCATGGACGACGACGCCAAGTCCCAGCTGCGCCAGCGCTATAACTCGGCTGTGGACAACCATTACGGCACTGTCGTCGCCTATACTGCCCCAAAGGACAGCCTTGCCAGCCTGGAAGCGCAGATTTTGGCCATCGACCCGTCCCTCAGCATCGACCGCTCTTCCGTAACCCCCCAGCGCTACTACCCCTACGGCTCGCTCTATGCGCACGTGGTGGGCTATGCCTCCACGCCAAACGAGAAGCAGCTGGCCGAGCTGGAGGAGAAGGGCTTCGCCGGGGCGACGCTGGTGGGCAAATCCGGCATCGAGTTGAAGTATGACGAATACCTTCAGCCCAAAGACGGCCTGCGCGTCAACATGTATACCAAAGACGGGCAGTACGTCTCCACCATCTATGAAAACCCCGCGGAAAACGGCGCGGATATTTTCCTGACCATCAACCACGATTTGCAGCAGCGGGCCTACTACGCCCTTTCCAGCAATCTTCTGGAAAACCAGACCGGGACAAGCGTCGTCATGGATCCGACGACGGGCTTCGTGCAGGCCATGGTCTCCCTGCCCTCCTTCGATGCGAACATCTTCTCCTTCCCCGTCTCGGACGAGGTGTATAACCAGTTAAACAGCGAGGAGGCGGGCGCGCCGCTCTTCCCCAAGGCCACGCAGGGGCTCTATCCCCCGGGCTCGCTCCTAAAGCCCTTTACCATCGTCCCCTCCCTGGAAAACGGCATTGTGGATGCAAGCACTGTGTTCCCCTATGAGGTTACGGGCAATTCCTGGAAGCCGGACGGCGTCTGGTACTGGGACAGGGTTACCCGCAACGAAACGCCGGACGGGCCGGTCAACCTGGAGATGGCCTTCCGCTTCTCGGATAACATCTATTTCTCCTGGGCGACGCTCAACCTGGGCCAGGAGAAATTTCTGGAATATATGAACCGCATCAGCATCGACACGGCCATCCCCTTCGATTTGCCCACGGCCAAGGGCAACCTCATCAACGAGGGCACGGAAATCAACCGCAAGCTGGTTTCGGATATGTCGTTCGGCCACGGCGAAATTCTGCTGACGCCCGTTCAGGCGGCCAGCATGTATACCGTCTTCCAGAACAACGGCGATATGCTGGCCCCCAAGCTGGTGGGCAGCATCCGCAAATATTCGGATGCACTGCACTATGAGACGCTCTACCAGGCCGAGCGGGAGGTTTACATGCAGGGCATCATGCGGCAGGAGACCATCGAGACGCTCCTCTCCTGCCTGAGAGCGGTCGTCAAATCCGGCACGGCGCAGTCTATCCAGATTAAAGACGTTCCCATGGCAGCCAAGACGGGCACAGCCCTGCGCGGCGCGGAAAAGACAGAGAAAATCTCCTGGCTGGCGGCATGGTGGCAGGATGCCCCCCAGGGCAACCGATTGGCCGTTACCATGATCGACAGCCCCAGAGGCATGATAGACCATAAACACGCCGTTACAAAAGAATTGCTGCGGCCCTGA
- a CDS encoding G5 domain-containing protein has product MKRRRERNVSVKKENVYSGILYRANLPTVTERELTLADKKRAQEKKKAKLGKLMSLLQSAAGRVGAFFAKAKAGLRSFTRGYEAGGDNRRFYVSVAASAAALIAITLVCTSGILEPPKAQITVNDTGRIVSADTRAKTVGEFLEKNQIILEEGDVLEVAADTPIADGMEIVIRRALPLTIVNGGEETQVKLLAGTVQEALERAGVEVSESDEVYPAMSSYVSSGTTINIIKVTEQTITEDETLYYKEITKSDSKLAKGKKQVVTEGENGLQRHTIKIVYKNGIEVSRTEIGVEVVKQPVDKVVHIGTYVAPVSKPQKPSSTSKPSNPTGGGDAASEPTDDSGKRTSVPSVDEIHQGNLYEHGQAAPPASSIIAKTVVIDKITAYTDTGNATATGTYPRMGTIAADPKRFPYGTKVYVPGYGYGRIEDTGGFRNASYTQFDLFMYSESDCRNWGVKRSWKVYILK; this is encoded by the coding sequence ATGAAAAGGAGAAGAGAGCGGAACGTCTCTGTAAAAAAAGAGAATGTCTATTCGGGCATCCTCTACCGCGCAAATTTGCCGACGGTTACAGAGCGGGAGCTCACCCTCGCCGACAAGAAACGAGCACAAGAGAAAAAGAAAGCAAAACTGGGCAAACTGATGAGCCTGCTGCAAAGCGCGGCGGGCAGGGTAGGCGCCTTTTTCGCCAAGGCCAAAGCTGGCCTGAGAAGCTTTACAAGGGGCTATGAGGCCGGCGGGGATAACCGCAGGTTCTATGTCAGCGTCGCGGCAAGCGCGGCGGCGCTCATCGCCATCACGCTGGTCTGCACATCCGGCATTCTGGAGCCGCCCAAGGCGCAGATTACCGTCAACGATACGGGCAGAATCGTCTCGGCGGATACCCGGGCCAAGACGGTGGGCGAGTTTTTGGAAAAGAACCAGATCATCCTGGAAGAAGGGGATGTGCTGGAAGTCGCTGCGGATACACCCATTGCCGACGGCATGGAGATCGTCATCCGGCGGGCGCTGCCGCTGACCATCGTCAACGGCGGTGAGGAGACGCAGGTTAAGCTGCTGGCTGGAACCGTCCAGGAGGCGCTGGAGCGGGCAGGCGTAGAGGTCAGCGAGAGCGATGAAGTCTACCCGGCCATGAGCTCGTATGTCAGCTCGGGCACGACCATCAACATCATCAAAGTGACCGAGCAGACCATCACGGAAGACGAGACGCTCTACTACAAGGAAATCACCAAGAGCGATTCCAAGCTGGCAAAAGGCAAGAAGCAGGTGGTGACCGAAGGGGAAAACGGCCTCCAGCGGCATACCATCAAAATCGTCTATAAAAACGGCATCGAGGTCTCGCGCACAGAGATTGGCGTGGAAGTCGTCAAGCAGCCGGTGGATAAGGTGGTCCATATCGGGACGTACGTCGCCCCGGTGAGCAAGCCGCAAAAGCCTTCTTCCACCAGCAAGCCCAGCAACCCCACCGGCGGCGGAGATGCCGCCAGCGAGCCGACGGACGATTCGGGCAAGCGCACCAGCGTGCCCTCGGTGGATGAGATTCATCAGGGCAACCTCTATGAGCATGGCCAGGCGGCGCCGCCGGCCTCCTCTATCATCGCAAAGACGGTGGTCATCGATAAGATTACGGCCTATACGGATACGGGCAACGCCACCGCCACGGGCACCTATCCCCGCATGGGGACGATTGCCGCAGACCCCAAACGCTTCCCGTATGGAACCAAGGTCTATGTCCCGGGATACGGATACGGGCGCATCGAGGATACCGGCGGCTTCCGCAACGCATCGTATACGCAGTTCGACCTGTTTATGTACAGCGAGAGCGATTGCAGAAACTGGGGCGTCAAGCGCAGCTGGAAAGTCTATATTCTCAAATAA
- a CDS encoding patatin family protein → MESAALIVEGGGMRGVYAAGVMDFFLDKKLCFAAAYGVSAGAGHLCSFLSGQRGRAVAINLDYLGDKRYCSLHSLIRTGDLFGADMLYNIIPNQLNLYDYAAYAANPTRFFAAVTNCRTGQAEYLPILDMKRDIIKVQASSSLPMLARMVEIDGQKYLDGGMADSIPLQKSMADGNRKNVLILTQHDGYAKGPNRAMGLIAMKYRKYPGLVEATRTRHIRYNQALELARQEKEKGNAFLIQPRHPVQIGRVEKNRQKLWALYEEGYADAQRCWPELQAFLQKAAKESGK, encoded by the coding sequence ATGGAATCGGCAGCTCTGATTGTGGAAGGCGGCGGGATGCGCGGCGTATATGCCGCGGGCGTGATGGATTTTTTCCTGGATAAAAAGCTCTGCTTTGCGGCGGCCTATGGCGTATCGGCCGGGGCGGGGCATCTTTGCAGCTTTCTTTCCGGCCAGAGGGGGCGCGCCGTGGCCATCAATCTGGATTATCTGGGCGATAAGCGCTATTGCAGCCTCCATAGCCTGATTAGAACGGGAGACCTGTTCGGCGCGGATATGCTCTATAACATCATCCCCAACCAGCTGAATTTATACGATTACGCCGCCTATGCCGCAAACCCCACGCGATTTTTCGCCGCCGTTACCAACTGCCGGACGGGTCAGGCTGAATACCTGCCCATTTTGGATATGAAGCGGGATATCATCAAAGTGCAGGCCAGCAGTTCTCTGCCCATGCTGGCGCGGATGGTGGAAATCGATGGGCAAAAATACCTGGACGGCGGCATGGCGGATAGCATTCCCCTGCAAAAATCCATGGCAGACGGCAACCGCAAAAACGTCCTCATCCTAACCCAGCACGACGGCTATGCCAAAGGGCCCAACCGGGCCATGGGGCTGATTGCCATGAAATACCGCAAATACCCTGGCCTGGTGGAGGCGACGCGCACCCGGCATATCCGCTATAACCAGGCGCTGGAGCTGGCCAGGCAGGAGAAGGAGAAGGGCAACGCCTTTCTCATCCAGCCGAGGCACCCCGTGCAGATTGGCCGGGTGGAGAAAAACCGCCAAAAACTCTGGGCGCTTTATGAGGAGGGCTATGCCGATGCCCAGCGCTGCTGGCCCGAGCTTCAGGCTTTTCTGCAAAAGGCGGCAAAAGAGAGCGGGAAGTAG
- a CDS encoding helix-turn-helix transcriptional regulator: protein MAIRHMGERIRGLRTALGMTQGDLAEKMNVTDKAVSKWERGLSRPDIDSLPKLAETLGTTVQELCNAPAKGRRTRAEELLGIALPGIGLAMGICVVVTSILGQADAAQSTALLGIGMSSLALHLLRTRQNGEK from the coding sequence ATGGCAATCAGGCATATGGGAGAGCGCATCCGCGGTTTGCGGACGGCGCTGGGCATGACGCAGGGTGATTTGGCAGAGAAAATGAACGTGACGGACAAAGCCGTCTCCAAATGGGAGCGGGGGTTATCCCGCCCGGATATCGATTCTCTCCCCAAGCTGGCGGAAACCCTTGGGACGACGGTTCAGGAGCTGTGCAATGCCCCGGCAAAAGGGCGGCGCACCCGGGCGGAGGAACTGCTCGGCATTGCTTTGCCCGGCATCGGCCTGGCGATGGGCATCTGCGTCGTGGTTACGTCCATTCTCGGGCAGGCAGACGCCGCCCAATCCACGGCTCTGCTGGGCATCGGCATGAGCAGTCTCGCTCTCCACTTACTCAGAACAAGGCAGAACGGGGAAAAATAG
- a CDS encoding FeoB-associated Cys-rich membrane protein: MNIWDYLLIAALAAACFFAWRFVRKHGAGSCGGDCSACAFSAQCKKRPKGKNPEEK; this comes from the coding sequence ATGAATATCTGGGATTATCTGCTCATCGCCGCGCTGGCCGCCGCCTGCTTTTTCGCCTGGCGCTTCGTCAGAAAACACGGCGCGGGCTCCTGCGGCGGAGACTGCTCGGCCTGCGCTTTCTCTGCCCAGTGCAAAAAGCGGCCCAAAGGCAAAAATCCCGAGGAAAAATAG
- the feoB gene encoding ferrous iron transport protein B: protein MIFALAGNQNCGKTTLFNQLTGSNQHVGNFPGVTVERKEGIVKKHPEMIVVDLPGIYSLSPYTSEEVVTRDFLLHEHPDAIINIIDATNIERNLYLTLQLLELNIPMVLALNMMDEVRANHGSIDLGKFSAELGIPCVPISASKNEGIEDLVSAAIAAGEKKRLPRRLDFCSGPVHKAIHALCHLIEDHAEASKIPVRFAATKLVEGDEPTIAALNINENELDIVDHIVREMESDLGTDRLAALADMRYSYIEELCEKTVVKAQQSREQLRSLKIDSLLTHRIWALPIFVAIMFGVFWITFGPIGIFFQDLLAEGVQLAIDGFESLLIYAEINPILQSLLIDGVCAGVGSVLSFLPVIIILFFLLSLLEDSGYMARIAFIMDKPLRRLGLSGRSFVPMLVGFGCSVPAILSTRTLSSDRDRKMTILLVPFMSCSAKLPIYAMFAAAFFPGYAALVTIGLYIFGILAGIIAALILKGTKFRGNPVPFVMELPSYRLPSAKSVTLHMWEKAKDFLKKAFTVILLATVIIWVLQSFDFRFNYVQDSEVSMLGSIGKLIAPIFAPLGFADWRAASALITGFSAKEAVVSTLSILTGSSLETLPAVLSGMFSPLSALSFLVFTLLYTPCVAAVGAMNQELGKRSSTLGVVITQCAVAWLAAFLVYTIGLILGF from the coding sequence ATGATCTTCGCACTCGCCGGCAACCAGAACTGCGGCAAAACCACCCTGTTTAACCAGCTGACGGGCAGCAACCAGCATGTGGGCAACTTCCCGGGGGTTACCGTCGAGCGCAAAGAGGGCATCGTCAAAAAGCACCCGGAGATGATCGTGGTGGACCTGCCCGGCATCTATTCGCTCTCCCCCTATACTTCGGAGGAAGTCGTCACCCGGGATTTTCTGCTGCACGAGCACCCGGACGCCATCATCAATATCATCGACGCGACGAATATCGAGCGCAATCTCTACCTGACGCTCCAGCTCCTGGAGCTGAATATTCCCATGGTGCTGGCGCTGAATATGATGGACGAAGTCCGCGCCAACCACGGCAGCATCGATCTCGGCAAATTTTCGGCCGAGCTGGGCATCCCGTGCGTTCCCATCTCGGCCAGCAAAAACGAGGGCATCGAAGATCTCGTCTCTGCGGCCATCGCCGCGGGCGAGAAAAAGCGGCTGCCCCGGCGGCTGGATTTCTGCTCCGGGCCGGTGCATAAGGCCATTCACGCGCTCTGCCATCTCATCGAAGATCACGCCGAGGCCAGCAAAATTCCCGTGCGCTTTGCGGCGACCAAGCTGGTCGAGGGCGACGAGCCGACCATAGCCGCCCTAAACATCAACGAAAACGAGCTGGATATTGTGGATCACATCGTCCGGGAGATGGAGAGCGATCTGGGCACAGACCGTTTGGCCGCTCTGGCAGATATGCGCTATTCCTATATCGAGGAGCTCTGCGAGAAAACCGTGGTGAAAGCCCAGCAGAGCCGGGAGCAGCTGCGCTCGCTCAAAATCGACAGCCTGCTGACGCACCGCATCTGGGCGCTTCCCATCTTCGTCGCCATCATGTTCGGCGTATTTTGGATCACGTTCGGCCCCATCGGCATTTTCTTCCAGGATTTGCTGGCAGAGGGCGTTCAGCTGGCCATCGACGGCTTTGAGAGCCTGCTCATCTATGCCGAGATCAACCCCATTTTGCAGTCTCTGCTCATCGACGGCGTCTGCGCGGGCGTGGGCAGCGTGCTCTCGTTTTTGCCCGTCATCATCATCCTGTTTTTCCTGCTCTCGCTTCTGGAGGACAGCGGATATATGGCCCGCATCGCCTTTATCATGGATAAACCGTTGCGCCGCCTGGGGCTTTCCGGGCGCAGTTTCGTCCCCATGCTGGTGGGCTTTGGCTGCTCTGTCCCGGCGATTTTATCCACGCGCACGCTCTCCTCGGATCGGGATCGCAAGATGACCATCCTGCTGGTTCCCTTCATGTCGTGCAGTGCCAAGCTGCCCATCTATGCCATGTTTGCCGCCGCCTTCTTCCCGGGCTATGCCGCGCTGGTTACCATCGGCCTTTACATATTCGGCATTCTGGCCGGCATCATAGCCGCACTCATTTTAAAAGGGACCAAATTCCGGGGCAACCCGGTTCCCTTCGTCATGGAGCTGCCCTCCTACCGCCTGCCCTCGGCCAAAAGCGTTACCCTGCATATGTGGGAAAAGGCCAAGGATTTCCTCAAAAAGGCGTTCACCGTCATCCTGCTGGCGACGGTCATCATCTGGGTTTTGCAGAGCTTCGATTTCCGTTTCAACTATGTGCAGGATAGCGAAGTCTCCATGCTGGGCAGCATCGGCAAGCTCATCGCGCCCATTTTCGCGCCGCTGGGCTTTGCGGATTGGCGGGCGGCCAGCGCGCTGATTACCGGTTTTTCCGCCAAGGAGGCCGTGGTCAGCACGCTCTCCATCCTCACGGGCTCCTCGCTGGAGACGCTGCCCGCGGTTCTATCCGGCATGTTCTCCCCGCTCTCGGCCCTCTCTTTCCTGGTTTTCACGCTGCTCTATACGCCCTGCGTTGCGGCAGTCGGCGCCATGAATCAGGAGCTGGGCAAGCGCAGCTCCACGCTGGGCGTCGTGATAACCCAGTGCGCGGTGGCATGGCTGGCGGCATTTTTGGTCTATACCATCGGGCTCATTCTGGGATTTTAG
- a CDS encoding ferrous iron transport protein A, with protein MTLDNLQIGQGGTIAAVGGEGALRRRFLDMGLTPGTKVFVRKMAPLGDPIEIHLRGYELTLRKEDAQRIQIADVQSAPAQQKGGRA; from the coding sequence ATGACACTCGACAATCTGCAAATCGGCCAGGGCGGCACCATCGCGGCCGTGGGCGGAGAAGGCGCATTGCGGCGCAGATTTTTGGATATGGGGCTCACGCCGGGCACCAAGGTTTTCGTGCGCAAAATGGCGCCGCTGGGAGACCCCATCGAAATTCACCTGCGCGGCTATGAGCTGACGCTGCGCAAGGAAGACGCCCAGCGCATCCAAATCGCGGATGTGCAGAGCGCGCCCGCCCAGCAGAAGGGAGGCCGCGCATGA